A single genomic interval of Xyrauchen texanus isolate HMW12.3.18 chromosome 8, RBS_HiC_50CHRs, whole genome shotgun sequence harbors:
- the LOC127647428 gene encoding gastrula zinc finger protein XlCGF7.1-like isoform X1, which yields MFIKEESEDMAYPEACRIKTEHTDEQTDLKKMKKENEEPIEVKEESQELNELEEEHQNQNSHFITEEKYFSCSQTKNPSQIKTQAKYSFACPQCGKSFTRKGNLLIHISLHTGEKPFTCHQCGKRFSKRGGLTDHMRIHTGEKPYSCPQCRKSFINRGHIHVHMKSHTGEKPFKCSQCGKRFMRKGDLDMHVRGHTGEKPYTCHQCGKSFSRSFNLKQHERVHTGEKPYHCTSCGKSFCQLRSLRNHREVHCL from the exons ATGTttattaaagaggagagtgaagatATGGCTTATCCAGAAGCATGCAGAATTAAAACCGAACACACTGACGAACAAACAG acttaaagaaaatgaaaaaggaaAATGAAGAACCAAtagaagtgaaagaggaaagccAAGAACTGAATGAATTGGAGGAGGAACATCAGAATCAGAACTCTCATTTCATTactgaagaaaaatattttagttgcTCACAGACTAAGAATCCTTCACAAATCAAAACTCAAGCCAAATATTCCTTTGCCTgccctcaatgtggaaagagttttacacgTAAAGGAAACCTTTTGATTCACATAAGTCTTCACaccggagagaaacctttcacatgccatcagtgtggaaagagattTTCTAAGAGAGGAGGCCTTACAGATcatatgagaattcacactggagagaagccctACAGCTGCCCTCAGTGTCGTAAAAGTTTCATTAATAGAGGACACATTCATGTTCACATGAAaagtcacactggagagaagcctttcaaatGCTCTCAGTGTGGGAAGAGGTTTATGCGTAAAGGAGACCTTGACATGCACGTGAGAggccacactggagagaagccttacacatgccatcaatgtggaaagagttttagtAGGTCATTCAACCTAAAACAACAtgagagagtgcatactggagagaagccataccactgcacttcatgtggaAAAAGTTTCTGCCAATTAAGGTCTTTAAGAAATCATAGAGAAGTGCATTGCCTATAA
- the LOC127647428 gene encoding gastrula zinc finger protein XlCGF7.1-like isoform X3 has product MCMTFFLQQNTKIFRRLFQLCRSIQYLKKMKKENEEPIEVKEESQELNELEEEHQNQNSHFITEEKYFSCSQTKNPSQIKTQAKYSFACPQCGKSFTRKGNLLIHISLHTGEKPFTCHQCGKRFSKRGGLTDHMRIHTGEKPYSCPQCRKSFINRGHIHVHMKSHTGEKPFKCSQCGKRFMRKGDLDMHVRGHTGEKPYTCHQCGKSFSRSFNLKQHERVHTGEKPYHCTSCGKSFCQLRSLRNHREVHCL; this is encoded by the exons atgtgtatgactttctttcttcagcaaaacacaaagattttcagaagattatttcagctctgtagatccatacaat acttaaagaaaatgaaaaaggaaAATGAAGAACCAAtagaagtgaaagaggaaagccAAGAACTGAATGAATTGGAGGAGGAACATCAGAATCAGAACTCTCATTTCATTactgaagaaaaatattttagttgcTCACAGACTAAGAATCCTTCACAAATCAAAACTCAAGCCAAATATTCCTTTGCCTgccctcaatgtggaaagagttttacacgTAAAGGAAACCTTTTGATTCACATAAGTCTTCACaccggagagaaacctttcacatgccatcagtgtggaaagagattTTCTAAGAGAGGAGGCCTTACAGATcatatgagaattcacactggagagaagccctACAGCTGCCCTCAGTGTCGTAAAAGTTTCATTAATAGAGGACACATTCATGTTCACATGAAaagtcacactggagagaagcctttcaaatGCTCTCAGTGTGGGAAGAGGTTTATGCGTAAAGGAGACCTTGACATGCACGTGAGAggccacactggagagaagccttacacatgccatcaatgtggaaagagttttagtAGGTCATTCAACCTAAAACAACAtgagagagtgcatactggagagaagccataccactgcacttcatgtggaAAAAGTTTCTGCCAATTAAGGTCTTTAAGAAATCATAGAGAAGTGCATTGCCTATAA